The uncultured Desulfatiglans sp. DNA window GGTTGATGAAGTCCATCAGGGGAAAACGTCCCCGGGTGTACTGCAGCACGGAGCACCCGATATCCGAGAGCCCCTCTTTCACCCCCTGATAACATTGCGAAGCATCCGTCAGGGTCTGGCCCGGGTAATGCGCGATTTTCACCCGCCCGTCGGTCCTTTTTTCCACCTCTTTGCACCAGGCCGCCTCCACTTTGCTTTGGGAGTGGGTGGGGGGCATGAATCCGCTGTAGGTGAGGTGGATGACATCCTTGGCATCCGCCGCGCCCGGCATCAGAAGGCCCGTCAAAAGCATGACAAGAAAGGCCAGGCCTACACCAAGCACAACACCCGGAGAAAAATGACGCTCGACCGATAACTTTTTCATTTCCAACCCCTCCCTTTCTGTTGAAAACCCATGATGAAGAAACGGGAACCCTGCCATCCTGTGCAGAATCCCACGGACACACGGTATTACGTTTCCCGGATGACCCTTTTGGCCTTCAGTTCGAACCGGGGCAGTTCACCGACCCCGATAATCTCCACTTCCGGCGTAAACGTCACCATATATTTGAAGTGTTCGATGAAGCCACGGACGGCCTGTTCCAATTTTTCCGCCGGAACGTCCTCGGAGGCCGGTTCCACGCGGATCCGGATGCGTTTTCCGCTGCCCATTTTTGGAACCACGATCTGGTACTCGTTGGAGAAGACCTCCACCTCTCTGATGAGATTTTCGATGGCCGATGGGAATACATTGACCCCCCCAAACTGGAACATGTCATCCGAACGTCCCAGGATTCCCCCATCCAGCCTCAGAAAGGTTCTGCCACAATCGCAGCGCTCCCGGTTGAATTTGACCAGGTCTTTGATGCGGTACCTGAGAAGGGGCATGGTCTCACAGCACAGATTGGACAGGACCAGTTCGCCCACCTGTCCGTTTTCAACCGGCTGAAGGGTCTCCGGATCGAGGCACTCGGCGTAAAACATGGCCTCGTTCACATGGGTCCCTTTCTGACAGATGCACTCGAAACCGAAGTTCGAGATCTCGCTGGAACCGATGTCGTCATAGCATTTGGCCCCCCAGGTCTCTTCGATGGCCTGTTTGGTCGACAGGACATTGGCGCCGGGTTCCCCCGCCGCCACGACGATGGAAACCTTCGAATCCCTCAGGGACACCCCCATCTTCTTCGCGGTTTCACCCAGGTAGAGCAGATAAGTGGGCGTCCCGCACACGACCGTGGCTTCCCAGTTGAAGATATTCCTGACCCTGTCCTTGGAAGACTGCCCCCCACCGGGGACGATCATGACCCCCGCCTGCTCCAGCGCCGCCTGGAAGCCCCACCAGGCGATATACAGGCTGTACCCGAAGGGGACGAAAAGGATGTCGGAGGTCTTGATGCCGTAGGCGTGCATGAAATACATGAACTGTTCATAGAAGTGAACCGTCCAGTCCTTCTTGTTGAGCATCACCCGGACCGGGATGCCTGTGGTGCCGGTCGTCTGGAAGACGCGCACGCCCTCTTCCGGGGGTACGCACATGAAGTCGCCCCAGGGGGGATGTTGCGCCTGGCTCTCCCGCAGCTCTTCCTTGACGGTGAATGGGACCCTCGAGATATCCTCCAGGCTCCGGATATCCGCAGGTTTGATACCGGCCTCGTCGAACTTTCTCCGGTACATGGGGCTTCGTTCGTACACATAAGTCATACGCTCCTGAAAACGCTGCAACTGAAGTTCCTGAAGCTGGTCGCGCGGCAGCGTTTCCAACGGCTTGTTCCAGTAGCTCACCTGATCCATTCGGACCCTCCAAGATCGAGATTTCCCTGTGCGCGCCGGGCTCGCCGGCGCGCCGCGTGATGGCTGACCCTTGCACCCGGCAGGGTCCGTTCCCGGAACCGGCCGGATGAAAACCTAGCTGCGGCTGCCAAGGCCTTTCAAAATCTTCTCGGGCGTAAACGGCGTAGAGAGGAGCCTGACGCCGACGGCATCGTAGATGGCGTTGGCGATGGCCGCCAAAATGGCGGAGACGTAGCCTTCTCCGACTTCCTTGGTACGATAGGGCTGCCCGACCCTGTATTGCTCCGTGATCACGTCGATATGCTCGGAGGGGGCGATGTTCCGGATGCAGGGCATCCGATAGTCGAGCCAGTTCGGGTTGAGTGTCCGCCCCTCTTCCATCATGATCTCTTCCATGAAGGCATGCCCGAGCGCCATGGAGACCTGTCCGTCGATCTGCCCTTCGACCAGGAGCGGGTTGATAGGGAAACCGCAATCGTGGGCGGTGACAGCCCTCAGGAGCCTGACCTTCCCCGTCTCGGTGTCCACCTCCACCTCCGCCGTCTGGGCATCGAAGGCATAGTTTTCCGTCCACCTTCCCTTGGTCGTAGCCAGGCTCGGATGCGTTGGTTCATCCCTCATGGTCCGCCAGTGGCCCTCTCCGATGATCGGATCCCCTCTGCGCGTCTGGATGCTCAGCGCCACCAGATCCCTGTAGGTAAGCGCCTTGCTGGGGGACCCCGCCACATAAACCTTCTTGTCCTTCAGCACCAGGTCATCGATGCTCGCCTCGAGCTGCTGAGACGCGAGTTCGAGGAGTTGTGTGCGGACATTGCCGGCCGCCACCCGTGTGGCATTTCCGCACACGTAGGCGTTGCCGCTGATCCAGGAACCGATGTCCACGGGCGTCGTTTCGGTGTCCGCGGCGATCACCTGGATCTCCTCCATCGGGATCTTCAACTCCTCGGCCACGATCTGCGAATGAATCGTTTCGGCCCCCTGCCCGATATCCAGCGCACCGGTCAGGAGCGTCACACTTCCGTCGTCATTCATCTTCACGATTACCGACGAACTGTTCGGATAGATCAGGGATCCCCCGAAGTAGCTGCTGACGCCGATGCCGATGCCTCTTTTGTACCTCTGAGAGGAGTTTTCGCCGCGCCCCCCCCGCACATGATGAAAATCCGTATGCCTCGTGATCTCCGTGATGCAGTCCTTCAGTCCGCAGTTGTGGACATTGTCCCCGTTGGGAAGCTGTTCGCCCGATTCGCGGGCGTTTTTCAAGCGGATCTCGATCGGGTCGATCCCCAGTTCCTCCGCGATCATATCGAGCTGCGATTCCACCGCAAAACGCAGCTGAGGGGCGCCGTGCCCCCGCTGGGGTGTCCGCACCGGGTTGTTGGTGAATACGGAATAGCCCTCATATTTGAAATTCGGGACACGATAGGGGACCATCGCAAATCCCCAGGCCAGGAAGATGACCACCACACCGCTGCCGCGGTAGGCGCCGGAGTTGTTGATTACCCGGTATTGCTGGGCCACGAGGGTCCCGTCCTTCTTGACACCGGTCTTCACGGTCACAATCAGCGGCTGGCCATGCCTGAACGCGGTGAAGACCTCCTCCCTGGTCGCCACGATCTTGACAGGCCTGGCGGCCTTCATGGAGAGGAGCGCCGCACAGAATTCGTGCGAAAAGAGGTCGATCTTGCCGCCGAAGGCCCCTCCGACGTAAGTCTTCAGGACCCGCACGGAGGAAAAAGGCAGGCCAAGGGTCTTGGCGAGCTTCGCCCGTTTGAGGAAAGGCCCCTGCGAAGAGGTCCAGACGTTGAGCTTCCCGTCCGGCTCGAAGCTGGCGACGGTCGCCTGGGACTCGAGATACCCATGGGTGCGAAGATGGCTCTCGAACCGGTCTTCCCTGACATAATCCGCCTCCTTGAAACCGGCTTCGATGTCGCCCCACTCCGAGGTGGTCTTTCCGCCGATGTTCATCACAGGCTCTTTGACCTTCGGATGCGTCGGGTGGATCTCCGGTGCATCCGGCTTCATCGCCTCCTCCGGGTCAAAAACAGCCGGAAGAGGCTCATATTCCACCTCGATCAGCCGCAGGGCCTCGTCCGCCGCATAGACGTCCGTGGCAGCCACCGCCGCTACTTCCTCCCCGATGAACCTCACCTTGTCCATGGCCAGAGGATACTGATCCGCAGGATACCTCGGGGTCTCCACGAAACCATGCTTGATGCCCAGGGTGTCCTTGCCGGTGATGACCGCCTTGACCCCGGGAACCTGCCGTGCACGCGTCGTGTCGATACGAACGATGCGCGCATGGGCGTGAGGACTCCTCAAGATCCTTCCCACCAGCATGTTCTTCAGCTGGAGATCCACCGTGTAAACGGCCTGCCCGGTCACTTTTTCAGGACCGTCCTTCCTTAGAATCCGTTTTCCCACATATTCCAGATCGCCCATGATCATTGCTCCTTGGGATGGCTCAGCGCTTGTCGGCCGTCGAAGAAGCCGCGTGCAGCACGGCCTCCATGATCTTGTTGTAGCCCGTGCAACGGCACAGGTGTCCTTCCAAGGCCTCCTGAATCTCTTCCTCATTCGGCCGGGGGTTCCGTTTGAGCAAGGCCGTCGAAGCCAGGACCATGCCCGGGGTGCAAAACCCGCACTGGACGGCGCCCTTTTCGAGGAAGGCCTGCTGGACAGGGGTCAGAACACCGCCCTCGGCCTGTCCTTCTATCGTTTCGACCCGCTTGTTCTCGCATTCAACCGCCAGCAGAAGGCAACCCAGAACCGGCTCCCCCTCCACCAGCACCGTGCAGGAACCGCACTCGCCCGTTCCGCAGCCTTCCTTGACCCCCGTCAAACCGATCCGGTTGCGCAGGACTTCCGACAGCGTCTCCTGGGGCTCAACGGCAAGCTCATAGGTCTCTCCGTTGATCGTCACTTCCAATAATCGTTTCGATGGCTTCGTTCTCATGAGGCACTCCTGTTATCGACCGCCGGTAAGCTGATTCACTGCGCGGGTCAGGGCATTCAGGGCTTCGACCTCGAGGGCCCTGGTCAAATACCACTTGGAATAGCCGTGATGAGGGGTCACCGTCACCTCCTCCGCGACCTGGCGCGCCGCCTCGGCCAGCAGCTCCGGCGCAAAGGGCTCTCCCACGAGCGATCCCTCGCTTTTCAGCGCCCGCGCCGGGGCCGGAGACACCGCCCCAACGGCGATCCGGGCCCGGGTGCAGGTTCCCGGGTCCTTGTCGGTTTCCAGGAGCACTGCAATATTCAAGGCCCCGAACTCCATCCCTTCCCTCGAGGTGAGTTTCGAGAAGGCCCATCCTCGGGTGCCTCCGGCCGGAGGCACCCGAATGCCGGAAATGATCGTATCGGACCCAATGGTCAAAGGGTGCAAGGGATCACCGCTGTAAAGGGCTTCGAGGTCCAGCAGCGCGCCGGCCCCGCCCCCTTCGACCTGGATCTTCGCACCCAGGCAAACGAGGGCCGGCGCCGTATCCGACATGTAAACGGCCCAGCACTTTTTCCCCTTCGGTATGAAATAGCAGAAATCTCCTCCCCGTTTGAAGCAGGGCTCCATGAACTGGAAGGTATGTCTCTGGTTGAAATACAGACATCGCGTATCCTGGCAGAGGTTCCCCGCCAGCGTAGCGACATTCCTGATCTCCCGCGTAGCCACCCTGCCGGCGGCCGCAGCGAGAAGCGGCGCCTTCTCCGCCACCTCGGGGGAAGACGCCACGGACGACAGCGTCGAAGCGCCGTCCAGGATGAGGTCCCCCTCCGGGAGGACGTTCGGAGCGGAGGCCCCGAGGCCCTTCAGGCTGATCAGGCGCTCTGGATCGGCCACCCCGTATTTCATGCGGGGCAGCAGATCCGTTCCTCCGGCCAGCAAGGCGCTCTTGACGGCCTTTTCCGCCAAGAGGCTCGAGGCCTCCTTGAGGCTGGTCGGTTTCTCGAATGCAAATCTGGGAAGGTACATGTCCATCCCTCCGTCCATGAAAAGGTTATCCGCTCGAAGACGGACTGTTGAAGTGACCCGCGCCAACCAGGGAAGCTGCGTCGGCGGCGGCCCCCCATCGGTTCTCTGAAGCGGGTTCCGCGTTGGATGCACACAGGGCATCTTTCGTCGTGGAGTTTGGAATAATCTTGAGCAAGAGACGTGCCAAAAAATTTTCGACGGGTCATATAGCGGAAATCACAGTGAAACCCGGATTCTTCCCTCATGAAAAGCCGACCAGATGCCTCCTGATAAGAGGCAGGAATGTCTCCTTGGATGAAACAACTGGCCACCGAACTCGCTGAACGAAGGTCTTGACGCTAATCCGGTAAAACAGCCTCTGTCGCTGGCAGCGGCCAAGCGGTCGATGATCGATCGGCTCATCCGCTGGGCTTCTTTCCCTGCAACCTTGAACGCGGTGTTCGACGGTTTCTGCGGGCTGGTTACAAGCTTTTGAAGGACTTTCCGGACATTCCGAATTGCTTCATAAGCCTCTGAAGAGAGGTGCGGCGCATATTCATCGCCTGGGCGGTTTTCGTGATATTGCCCTCGTTGAGCGCAAGGCACCGGGCAAGATACTGGCGGGTGAAATCGTCCACCATGTTTCGGCGCATTTCCTGAAACGTGATGCCCTGGTCCCCTTGAACATCCGGAAAGCCTGTCTTCATCGGCCCCGAGGGCAGAATATGGTCGATGCGGATGGTGCCGTTGTCCGCCAGCACGGCGGCTCGCTGAACGGCGTTTTCGAGCTCTCTTACGTTGCCGGGCCAATCGTACGCACACATCATGTTCAGGATCTCGTCCGGTATCCGGAGGCGTTGGTCGAGGTTCAGCCGCGCCGTGTAATATTTCAAAAAATGCGCGGCGAGGACGGGGATGTCCTCGCACCGCTCCCTCAGAGGGGGCATGGTCAGCGCGACGACATTGAGACGAAAAAAAAGATCGGGTCTGAAGGCGTTCTCTTTGACTCTTTTTTCCAAATCCCGGTTGGTCGCCGCGATGATCCGGACATCGACCTTCACCGGTTCGACGGACCCGAGCCTGACGACGGTCTGCTCCTGGACGGCCCGCAGCAGCTTGCCCTGAAGGTCCATGGGTATCTCGCTCACCTCGTCCAAAAAAAGCGTTCCCCTGTGTGCCTTCTCGAAAAAGCCTTTCCGGTCGGTGTGAGCCCCGGTAAAGGCCCCTTTGACATGTCCGAAGAGTTCGCTCTCGAGGATGCCTGCGGACAAGGCCGCGCAGTCGGCTACGACAAAGGGCTTGGCCCTGCGGCCGCTCCGGTCGTGGATGGCTTTTGCGGCCAGTTCCTTGCCCGTCCCGCTTTCACCGTAGATCAGAAGGTTGCAGTCGATGGGTGCTATCTTTTCGATCGCATTCATGACCCGGTTCATGGCCACGGAGGAGCCGAACACGAAAGAACGCTCCCTGCTGTCCTTCAGCTGATTGCGGAGGTCCTCAATCTCCTCCTGCAGTGTCTTTTTTTCATGAACCTTGTCCACCACATGGAGCAGTTCATCGGCATCGAAGGGCTTCGAAAGATAGTCGTAAGCGCCGTATTTCATCGCTTTTACGGCCGTTTCCACGGTTGCATAGCCGGTCATGATGATGATCTCGAGTGCCGGGCTCACCGTCTTGACCTTCCCCATCAAGGTGATGCCGTCCATCCCCGGCATTCGTATATCCACCAGCAACAGGTCGAACAGATGCCCCTTTTTCTCGATGAGATCCAATGCGGCCGTGCTGTCCGAGGCCCCCATCACCTGGTAGCCCTGCCTCGACAGCAGCCTGATGCAGCGTTTGCGGATGGAAACCTCGTCATCCACGACCAGTATACGAAAATGCTCCCTCAACGGACGCCTCCTTCCCCGCCCGCCTCCAGGGCCGGCAAAAGAATGCGGAACACGGAGCCTTCGCCTCCTGGTGCATTTTCCACCAGCATCCTCCCTCCGTGCTCTTCGACGATCCTTTTGCTGACTGCAAGCCCCAGGCCAGTTCCCTTGCCATCCTGCTTGGTGGTGAAAAACGGCTTGAAGACACGATGCATCAGATCAGAAGGAATTCCCGGACCGTTGTCGGCTATGGACAAACAAACCCAGTTCCTGGCATCTTTGGGAAACCGGTAAGGCTCGGCCGAAATGGTAATTCGGCCTCCTTGGACCAGCGCGTCCCGTGCGTTCTTGACGACGTTCATGACCACCTGCTGAAGGCTGTTCGAGTTGCCCTTCACGGAAGGAAGGTTTTCCCGGTACTGTTTGATGATTTCGATATTTTCGATCTCCGCCTGACGCTGCACGAGCATCAGGCTGTCGTCGATCACCCTCGTGATGCTGAGGGGTTTTCGCTCTTCGGGAATGCTGCGTGAGAAATCCAGAAGCTTCTGCGTGATCTTCTTGCACCGGCGCGCATCGTTTTCCATTTCCTCGAGCTCTTCGAGGGCCATCCCGAGGTCGAGCCTTCCATCACGGATATCCTCCAGCAGCATTTGAACGGATATGATGAGCCCGCCCAGCGGGTTGTTGATCTCATGCGCCACCTCGCTCGCCAGCGTGCCGATCAGGGACATCTTTTCCGACTGGAAGAGCTCCTCCTTGAGCCTCTGGATCTCCGAGATGTCCGTGACCGCGTTGACGATGCCCGAAACGATGTCCCCCCTTTCACGCAGGTACGAGCTGGAAACAAAGAAGGGGACCTTTTTCCCACTCTTCGTGATGAAGCTGGTCTCGAAGGACGACTGCCCGGCCTTTTCCCCCCGGGAAGCCGTCAAGTGCTCGAACAGGGAATGATCCTCCGCATCGACGACCGTGGTGTAGTGCCGCCCCAGCAAATCCCCGGGCTCGTATTCGAGCAGGTCTGCAAGACGCTTGTTCACGAAGGTGATCCTCCCTGACAGATCGATGATCTGTATCCCGTCGTTGAGGGACGCTATCAGGTTCTCGTTGAAAGCCTTCAAGCGGACCATCTCCTGGTCTATTCTCTGCTTCTCCTTCTCCTTCGTGAGGTCACGGGCCACACCCACCATGGCGATGGGCTCATCCTGTTCGCCCCTTAGAGGCACACACCTTACATGGGCTGGGAACCTTCTGCCGCCTTTGGTGCGGAACATGATCTCGCCGTTGTATGTTTCGTTCCTTCGGATGCAGCCGAGAACGTCCGGCTCCCTGGCACCCAGGACGGCGATATGGCGGTTCAGGACCTCGGAGGCCTCGAACCCGAACATCTGCTCCGAATACTTGTTGAAAAAGACCAGGTAGCCTTCCAGATTGGTGATCACGATGGATTCGATGATGTTTTCCAGGACGTTTTCGATGAACTCCTTGGTGGTCTTCTTCATACCCAGGATCAACCGGTCCCAGTTGATCGGCTCCCGGCCGGCGGAGGGAACGGGAGGATCCGGCGCCCCCCTGAATTTCATCCTGCGGCGGGCCTCTGAACGACGGTGCCCGTCGATTCCTGTTTTCTCGGTCATCGAATTCCTCCCCTCTTCGACGCATGCCTCTCCGCTGCAATCGGCCAGCTGCCGCCCCTGAACATCATAGCATATCCCTGCAGCGGACAGCCCTCCAAACGGACAATCCCTAAAAAAGGTTTAATTCCGGACACCTCCAGAAAGAAGCTCCCCGGATCAGCTCATCCGCAGGATCCCGCCCGCTCTCAGGCTTTGACCTTCTTCAGGCAGAGTTGTATATATGCCTTACACCGCCATCCGCCTGCAAACGCCCGGGACCCCGATTTTCGTTCCAGGGAGAAGACGCCGACCCCCTCACCATCGTTTTCGGCGGAAGGCGCGGCTCACCCCGCTTATACCCATGCCGGGCATAGGCTGGACCCTCTTTAAAGGAGCAGGTGCATGAACGACACCCACAGCGCTATGGCTGCCATGAGCCTCGATGAGGCCACACGGCTCATGGACACGGCCCTCGGGCGGAGGCCCGCCGATCTGGCCATCGTAAACGCGAATCTCGTCAATGTCTATACCGGCGAAATCCTTCCGAACCAGGGGGTGGGCATCAGCGGGCGTTGGATCGCCTATACGGGGGAGGATCCCCGGGCCTCCATCGGACGCGAAACCCGCGTCATCGACGCCGCCGGCAAGACCGTCATCCCCGGGCTGATCGACGGTCACACTCACATCTCGAACCCGTGCCTCCCGAGCGAATTCCTGCGCTATGTCATGAAAGGCGGCACAACGAGCCTGATCGCGGAAATGATGGAGCCCTACCCTGTGGCAGGCACCGACGGGGCCATCGATTTCGCCGAAGCCCTGGGCGATCAACCGATCAAGATCTTCACCACGATGCCCGCCATGGTCTCCATCAGCCACGCATGCCGCGGCATCGCACTCGACGATCTCAGGATACTGGCTGATCGGCCCGAGACGGTGGGCATCGGCGAATCCTACTGGCAGGCGGTGATCCAGTCGCCGGAGGTCTACCTCCCCGCCCTGCTCGAAACGCGCAGGCGCAAAATGGTGCTGGAGGGCCATACGGCAGGAGCGAGCGCCCGCAAACTCCAGGCTTACACCGCAATGGGCATCACCTCCTGCCACGAACCGGTCAAACCGGTGGAGGTGCTCGAACGCCTGCGCCTGGGAGTCACCGTCATGCTCCGGGAAGGGGGCGTACGGAAAGACCTGGAGGTCCTGGCCGGCATATTGGAGACCGGCGTGAACCTGCGGCGTGTGAGCGTCTGCACCGACAGCGTCGCGCCGGATGATCTGGTATCGAACGGCTACCTGGAATGCGTCGTTCAGAAGGCCATCGACTGCGGCTTCGCACCGATGGACGCCATCCGCATGGCGACCCTGAACGTCGCCGAGCACTTTCACTTGGATCATCTGATCGGAGGCATCGCACCAGGTCGATATGCCGATTTGGTCATCATTCCGGACATCCGCACCATCCAGGCGGAATGGGTCGTCTCGAACGGCCGGGTCATCGCTGAAGAGGGGCGGCTCCTGATCCAGCCCCGCCGTCATCCATTCTCCGAGGCGAGCCTCAATACCATTCATCTCCCGAGACGGATGGAGGCCGCTGATTTCGATGTGGCAAGCCCCGCCAAAGGTCCGAGGGTCCGGGTGCGCGCCATGGAAATGGTGACGGATCTCGTCACCGCCGAGCGCCACCTGGATCTGCCTGTCGCCGACGGGCGGATATCGGCCGATCCACCAAACGACATTGTCAAGATCGCCGCCATCGACCGCCGGATCACTCCGGGCAAGACATTTACGGGCTTCATCAAGGGCCTTCACATGACGCACGGAGCTGTAGCCATCAGCGCCGCATGGGACTCCACCGACATCATCGTCGCAGGCGCAAACGAGGGCGACATGGCCACGGCGGTCAACCGCATCCTCGACCTGCAGGGCGGCTTCGTCATCTGCGTCGCCGGCCGGGTGGTCGAAGAAATTTCCCTGCCGGTCTTTGGATATATGTCCCTCGAATCGATCGAGACCGTAGCTGAAAAGTTGAAGAGAATGGCCCGGGTCATCCGGGAGATGGGCGTCACTTTTCCAGACCCGGCGCTTTCGTTCGTCACGCTGACCGGCGCCGCCATCCCTTATCTGCGCATCTGTGAGGAAGGCTATGTGAACCTGAAAGACGGCGTGACAAGCGGACTCTTCCCGGACGACTGCGGCGAAGGGGAGAATTGAGTATTCAGAAAGTGCACTGCGAAATACGGCGACCCTGGGCGATGCGTGCTTTGCCGGCGGCCCCCGGCCAAGACGGCGCATTCATCGAGGGCGGCTTTAAAAAAGCGGGTGCACTCGTTAAAATTTTAAAAATATCTCTTGCGTTTTTTGCGGGATAATTTATAGTGTTTCCCTGAATTATCCCGGTAGGGCATCCGGGCCGGCTTCATTCGCAGGTATTGATCCATTTGTCAGAGTGACGACCTCGGATGGGGAACAGGTTGAACTTTTGTTGAAAGGAGGTTGGGCACTGTGGCAAAAGGCACCGTCAAGTGGTTTAACGACCAAAAAGGATTCGGTTTTATTCAACAGGATGAGGGCTCAGACGTTTTTGTTCACTTCTCCGCGATCAAAGGCACTGGCTTCAAATCACTGGCCGAGGGCGACCGCGTGAGCTTCGATGTAGAACAAGGCACCAAAGGCCCCGCTGCGAAAAACGTCGAAAAGATTTAAACACCCCGCGATTCGACCAGGCAATCCGCCCTTCCGTGCGGATTGCCTTTTTTTATGTCGCCCCGGCAGGTCGCCGAGGATACGCCTCATATTCCCACCCCCCTGGACATACCCCTTGCATCCACAAAACTCTCGAGGTTGCAGCCGAGCGTGAAAATCGCCCTTCCGGCTGTGCATAACACCTCGACACGGCCACCCGCTCGAACCATTAAACCACCAAGATCATTCATCGAAAAAAGATCTCCACCTCCTGGCACATCTATTGCTGCGCCCCTCCTTTCAAATCGGTTCACTTTGAACGGCCTGCTTCGCCCCCTTTCAATCGCCGTGAGGTCGATTCATGTTTATCCACTGCAAAGGTTTTACGCTCGTCGAACTCCTGGCCGTCCTCTTCATCGCGGGGACCTTCGCCGCGGCCGCGATCCCCGCCCTTTCCCAAACGGTTCACCAGTGGCGCCTGAGAAACGCGGTCCAAGACCTTTACCAGGGCTTCCAGATGGCAAAAAACTCGGCGGCCCGGGGCAACACCCTTGCTGGCCTTGTCTTCGAGCGTGACAGTGGAGGCTCTGTCGGCGGCTTTACCGTCTTTTCCGATCTCGATGCCGATTTGAGTCGTGATGAGGGAGAACCCATCCTCGAGCAAGTCCGCTGGGGGGACTACCCGGGCATCTCGTTGGCCCGTGAAAAAGGCGGGGTCGAAAGAATTTCCTTCGACTGCAATGCTGGCAATCATCCCGTCGTCGGATTCCGGCCGAACGGGATCCCGGTCTCGAGCACCGGCGGACTCGGCATGGGATCCGTCTTCCTTGAAAACCGCTGCGGCCGCAGCTTAGGAGTCATCCTCTCCTGCGCCGGCCGGCTGCGTATCGCCGAAACGCCGGAGGAATGATCCAGTGGCCCTCTCCCGCCGTACCGGCTCCGGCAGACAGGCCTCATCCCCTGTCGAGGGCTTCAGTCTGCCCGAAATGATGATCGCCATGGCTGTGACGGTCATTCTCTCTTCAATGCTCTGGGTAAACTACCAGTCCCAGCACAAGGCCTGTCTCTTTCAAATGCAGACCCTCGCAATGCAGGAAGACCTCCGTTCGACGATGACCCTCATTGCGGACGACCTGCGTATGGCCGGCTACGATCCGATCCGCCAGGCAGGGCGGCCTGCCGTCCAAACCGGGATTCTCCTCGCCGGCAGGGACCGGATCCGCGTCACCATGG harbors:
- a CDS encoding putative 4-hydroxybenzoyl-CoA reductase, alpha subunit (Evidence 3 : Putative function from multiple computational evidences) — protein: MGDLEYVGKRILRKDGPEKVTGQAVYTVDLQLKNMLVGRILRSPHAHARIVRIDTTRARQVPGVKAVITGKDTLGIKHGFVETPRYPADQYPLAMDKVRFIGEEVAAVAATDVYAADEALRLIEVEYEPLPAVFDPEEAMKPDAPEIHPTHPKVKEPVMNIGGKTTSEWGDIEAGFKEADYVREDRFESHLRTHGYLESQATVASFEPDGKLNVWTSSQGPFLKRAKLAKTLGLPFSSVRVLKTYVGGAFGGKIDLFSHEFCAALLSMKAARPVKIVATREEVFTAFRHGQPLIVTVKTGVKKDGTLVAQQYRVINNSGAYRGSGVVVIFLAWGFAMVPYRVPNFKYEGYSVFTNNPVRTPQRGHGAPQLRFAVESQLDMIAEELGIDPIEIRLKNARESGEQLPNGDNVHNCGLKDCITEITRHTDFHHVRGGRGENSSQRYKRGIGIGVSSYFGGSLIYPNSSSVIVKMNDDGSVTLLTGALDIGQGAETIHSQIVAEELKIPMEEIQVIAADTETTPVDIGSWISGNAYVCGNATRVAAGNVRTQLLELASQQLEASIDDLVLKDKKVYVAGSPSKALTYRDLVALSIQTRRGDPIIGEGHWRTMRDEPTHPSLATTKGRWTENYAFDAQTAEVEVDTETGKVRLLRAVTAHDCGFPINPLLVEGQIDGQVSMALGHAFMEEIMMEEGRTLNPNWLDYRMPCIRNIAPSEHIDVITEQYRVGQPYRTKEVGEGYVSAILAAIANAIYDAVGVRLLSTPFTPEKILKGLGSRS
- the xdhC gene encoding xanthine dehydrogenase, Fe-S binding subunit (Evidence 2a : Function from experimental evidences in other organisms; PubMedId : 20444178; Product type c : carrier); this encodes MRTKPSKRLLEVTINGETYELAVEPQETLSEVLRNRIGLTGVKEGCGTGECGSCTVLVEGEPVLGCLLLAVECENKRVETIEGQAEGGVLTPVQQAFLEKGAVQCGFCTPGMVLASTALLKRNPRPNEEEIQEALEGHLCRCTGYNKIMEAVLHAASSTADKR
- a CDS encoding putative 4-hydroxybenzoyl-CoA reductase subunit beta (Evidence 3 : Putative function from multiple computational evidences), translating into MYLPRFAFEKPTSLKEASSLLAEKAVKSALLAGGTDLLPRMKYGVADPERLISLKGLGASAPNVLPEGDLILDGASTLSSVASSPEVAEKAPLLAAAAGRVATREIRNVATLAGNLCQDTRCLYFNQRHTFQFMEPCFKRGGDFCYFIPKGKKCWAVYMSDTAPALVCLGAKIQVEGGGAGALLDLEALYSGDPLHPLTIGSDTIISGIRVPPAGGTRGWAFSKLTSREGMEFGALNIAVLLETDKDPGTCTRARIAVGAVSPAPARALKSEGSLVGEPFAPELLAEAARQVAEEVTVTPHHGYSKWYLTRALEVEALNALTRAVNQLTGGR
- a CDS encoding Phenylacetate-CoA ligase, with the translated sequence MDQVSYWNKPLETLPRDQLQELQLQRFQERMTYVYERSPMYRRKFDEAGIKPADIRSLEDISRVPFTVKEELRESQAQHPPWGDFMCVPPEEGVRVFQTTGTTGIPVRVMLNKKDWTVHFYEQFMYFMHAYGIKTSDILFVPFGYSLYIAWWGFQAALEQAGVMIVPGGGQSSKDRVRNIFNWEATVVCGTPTYLLYLGETAKKMGVSLRDSKVSIVVAAGEPGANVLSTKQAIEETWGAKCYDDIGSSEISNFGFECICQKGTHVNEAMFYAECLDPETLQPVENGQVGELVLSNLCCETMPLLRYRIKDLVKFNRERCDCGRTFLRLDGGILGRSDDMFQFGGVNVFPSAIENLIREVEVFSNEYQIVVPKMGSGKRIRIRVEPASEDVPAEKLEQAVRGFIEHFKYMVTFTPEVEIIGVGELPRFELKAKRVIRET
- the atoC gene encoding Acetoacetate metabolism regulatory protein AtoC, which produces MREHFRILVVDDEVSIRKRCIRLLSRQGYQVMGASDSTAALDLIEKKGHLFDLLLVDIRMPGMDGITLMGKVKTVSPALEIIIMTGYATVETAVKAMKYGAYDYLSKPFDADELLHVVDKVHEKKTLQEEIEDLRNQLKDSRERSFVFGSSVAMNRVMNAIEKIAPIDCNLLIYGESGTGKELAAKAIHDRSGRRAKPFVVADCAALSAGILESELFGHVKGAFTGAHTDRKGFFEKAHRGTLFLDEVSEIPMDLQGKLLRAVQEQTVVRLGSVEPVKVDVRIIAATNRDLEKRVKENAFRPDLFFRLNVVALTMPPLRERCEDIPVLAAHFLKYYTARLNLDQRLRIPDEILNMMCAYDWPGNVRELENAVQRAAVLADNGTIRIDHILPSGPMKTGFPDVQGDQGITFQEMRRNMVDDFTRQYLARCLALNEGNITKTAQAMNMRRTSLQRLMKQFGMSGKSFKSL